In one Bacteroidales bacterium genomic region, the following are encoded:
- the trmD gene encoding tRNA (guanosine(37)-N1)-methyltransferase TrmD, translated as MRIDILTIFPSMFRGPFDESIIKRAREKGLVEIHLHNIRDFATDKHKRVDDYPFSGGGGMVMMVEPIHRAIEFLKSERQYDEVIYTTPDGVPFSQPLANRLSMCQNLIILCGHYKGVDQRVRDHLITMEISIGDYVLSGGELPAAVIVDALVRLIPGAISDETSALTDSFQDNLLAPPVYTRPADYMGWKVPDILLSGNDKQIEQWKMEQALERTRKLRPGLLSHHDVPETKKDSER; from the coding sequence ATGCGTATCGATATTCTGACCATATTTCCTTCCATGTTCCGGGGTCCGTTTGATGAGTCCATAATTAAGCGGGCGAGGGAGAAGGGGTTGGTTGAGATCCACCTGCACAATATCCGTGATTTTGCTACCGACAAACACAAGCGGGTTGATGATTATCCGTTCAGCGGGGGAGGGGGAATGGTGATGATGGTGGAGCCTATTCACAGGGCTATTGAGTTTCTGAAGTCGGAACGCCAGTACGATGAAGTCATTTATACAACCCCCGACGGGGTTCCGTTCAGTCAGCCGCTGGCCAACCGCCTTTCCATGTGTCAGAACCTGATCATCCTTTGCGGGCATTACAAAGGGGTTGATCAGAGGGTTCGCGACCATCTCATAACCATGGAAATATCCATAGGAGATTATGTGCTCAGCGGGGGTGAACTGCCCGCGGCAGTGATTGTTGATGCACTAGTGCGGCTCATTCCCGGGGCTATTTCCGATGAAACTTCGGCTCTCACGGATTCGTTTCAGGATAACCTTCTTGCTCCTCCGGTTTATACCCGCCCGGCCGATTACATGGGCTGGAAAGTGCCGGATATTTTGCTGAGCGGAAATGATAAGCAGATTGAGCAATGGAAGATGGAACAGGCGCTGGAGCGAACCCGAAAACTGAGGCCCGGCTTACTGTCCCATCATGATGTGCCGGAAACAAAGAAAGATTCAGAGAGGTAG
- a CDS encoding Hsp20/alpha crystallin family protein has product MTIVRFRPDSNNAIRNDFRSLSDMIDSFFSSPFLPEFNPGYRPLVNVLETDSEYQLELSVPGFDKKDISLSVEDQVLVIKGQHKEEKTEDSVYHRREFSAGEFSRFFELSDDIDTEKIKATHENGVLRIRLPKKPEAVKKAPREIHIN; this is encoded by the coding sequence ATGACCATCGTTCGTTTCCGTCCCGATAGCAACAATGCCATCAGGAATGATTTCCGCAGTCTGTCGGATATGATTGATTCGTTTTTCAGCAGTCCGTTTTTGCCTGAATTCAATCCGGGTTACCGGCCTCTGGTGAATGTACTGGAAACCGACTCGGAATACCAGCTGGAACTCAGTGTACCGGGCTTTGACAAGAAAGACATTTCCTTGTCGGTTGAAGATCAGGTACTTGTTATTAAAGGCCAGCACAAAGAAGAAAAAACAGAAGATTCGGTTTACCACCGGAGAGAGTTTTCTGCAGGTGAATTTTCTCGCTTCTTTGAACTGAGCGATGACATTGACACCGAAAAGATCAAAGCCACTCATGAAAACGGCGTTCTGAGGATACGGCTTCCCAAAAAGCCGGAAGCAGTGAAAAAGGCTCCGAGGGAAATCCATATCAACTAA
- a CDS encoding DUF349 domain-containing protein, whose amino-acid sequence MDEAKLNDDPRQEHATKPEGPVMNPDDTADPVSTESGTDSVSPAAGNEELTAVIAEDHADGMEEIITDEVLLTEQEGILPEHADEFEGVHEDLAKAAEAADYSRLDRAELLQALKNLIANTPIHQIGDEADLIKINFYKKYKIENERRRKKFIEEGGRMEDFHPEEDPLETEFKEVFHQYRELRADYNRKQEEEKQENLKAKYQIIEEIKELVNRSESINATFQEFRELQKRWRSIGPVPQQNVKDLWETYNHHVEVFYDYIKLNKELRDLDFKKNLETKISLCERAEELLLEPDVPKAFRILQELHEEWRDTGPVPHEMREEIWNRFKEITSKINKRHHEYYESLKSQQVKNLEQKTALCEKAEEIAASGISTMKEWEKRYREILELQQVWKTIGFAPRKENQKIYQRFRAACDDFFRRRREFFQKMKEEQHNNLQLKTELCLQAEALKDSTEWKKTTEDLINIQKRWKEIGPVPRRYSDAIWKRFRAACDEFFNRKAAYYAGIDSQYEENLKKKLELIEEIEKYQPVESVEENFRNLKEFQRRWTEIGFVPLKDKEQVQQRYKEAITRHFEGLKMDDERKNLLRFRNRLDALQQKPRGNQKIKAERERLIGKLKQLENEISLWENNIGFFIKSKNAESMISEVQKKIDDAKARITELEEKIRIIDMHISES is encoded by the coding sequence ATGGATGAAGCAAAACTGAATGACGATCCTCGTCAGGAGCATGCGACGAAGCCTGAGGGGCCGGTTATGAATCCTGATGATACGGCAGATCCGGTTTCTACCGAATCCGGGACTGACTCTGTTTCCCCGGCGGCCGGGAACGAAGAGCTTACAGCCGTTATTGCGGAAGATCACGCTGATGGCATGGAGGAGATTATAACGGATGAGGTTCTGCTGACGGAGCAGGAAGGCATATTGCCTGAACATGCCGACGAATTTGAAGGCGTGCACGAAGATCTGGCGAAGGCTGCCGAAGCGGCCGATTATTCCCGGCTTGACAGGGCAGAACTTCTGCAGGCTTTGAAAAATCTGATCGCCAATACGCCCATTCATCAGATCGGAGATGAAGCGGATCTGATCAAGATAAACTTTTACAAAAAATACAAGATTGAAAATGAACGCCGCCGGAAGAAGTTCATCGAAGAAGGCGGCAGAATGGAAGACTTCCATCCCGAAGAAGACCCGCTGGAAACGGAATTCAAGGAGGTTTTCCATCAGTACCGCGAATTGCGGGCTGACTACAACCGGAAACAGGAGGAAGAAAAGCAGGAAAACCTGAAAGCCAAGTACCAGATCATTGAAGAAATAAAAGAACTGGTTAACCGCAGTGAGTCAATCAATGCCACCTTTCAGGAATTCAGGGAACTTCAGAAGCGCTGGCGGAGTATAGGTCCCGTACCCCAGCAGAACGTCAAGGACCTGTGGGAAACTTACAACCACCATGTTGAAGTTTTCTATGACTACATTAAGCTGAACAAGGAACTGCGCGATCTGGACTTCAAGAAAAACCTGGAAACAAAGATCAGCTTATGTGAGCGTGCCGAAGAACTGCTTCTCGAGCCGGATGTGCCAAAGGCGTTCAGAATACTTCAGGAACTGCATGAGGAGTGGCGCGACACGGGTCCGGTGCCGCACGAAATGCGCGAAGAAATCTGGAACCGCTTTAAGGAAATTACTTCCAAGATTAACAAGCGGCATCATGAATATTATGAAAGCCTGAAATCCCAGCAGGTTAAGAATCTGGAACAAAAGACCGCCCTCTGTGAAAAGGCTGAAGAAATAGCCGCATCGGGTATCAGCACCATGAAAGAATGGGAAAAGCGTTACCGCGAGATACTCGAACTTCAGCAGGTATGGAAAACGATAGGCTTTGCCCCGCGGAAGGAAAATCAGAAGATTTACCAGCGTTTTCGTGCTGCCTGCGATGATTTCTTCCGCCGTCGGCGTGAATTCTTCCAGAAAATGAAGGAAGAACAGCACAACAACCTGCAGTTGAAAACCGAACTCTGCCTGCAGGCTGAAGCCCTCAAAGACAGTACCGAGTGGAAAAAGACAACGGAAGACCTGATCAACATCCAGAAACGCTGGAAGGAAATCGGGCCGGTTCCGCGGAGATATTCCGATGCCATCTGGAAACGTTTCCGCGCTGCCTGCGATGAATTTTTCAACCGGAAAGCGGCATATTACGCAGGAATTGACAGCCAGTACGAAGAAAACCTGAAGAAAAAACTCGAGCTGATTGAAGAAATCGAGAAATACCAGCCTGTGGAAAGCGTGGAGGAAAACTTCCGCAACCTGAAAGAATTCCAGAGGCGCTGGACTGAAATAGGTTTTGTTCCTCTGAAAGACAAGGAACAGGTTCAGCAGAGGTATAAGGAAGCCATCACCCGTCATTTTGAAGGGCTGAAGATGGATGATGAAAGAAAGAATCTCCTGCGTTTCCGGAACCGCCTCGATGCGCTTCAGCAGAAGCCAAGAGGAAACCAGAAGATTAAGGCCGAACGCGAGCGCCTGATTGGAAAACTTAAACAGCTGGAAAACGAAATTTCGCTCTGGGAAAACAACATAGGCTTCTTCATCAAGTCAAAAAATGCCGAGTCAATGATCAGTGAAGTGCAGAAAAAGATTGATGATGCAAAGGCACGGATTACCGAGCTCGAGGAAAAAATCCGCATCATCGACATGCACATTTCTGAATCGTGA
- a CDS encoding CTP synthase produces the protein MATKYIFVTGGVTSSLGKGIISASLGRLLQAHGYNVTIQKLDPYINVDPGTLNPYEHGECYVTEDGAETDLDLGHYERFTGIHTTQANNVTTGRIYQSVINKERRGDFLGKTVQIIPHITDEIKRRIKLLGGNNKYDVVITEIGGTVGDIESLPFIEAVRQLKWDLGPGNCLVVHLTLVPYLSATGELKTKPTQHSVKALLENGIQPDILVLRTEKNLTTDIRKKVALFCNVEMEAVMQSIDVSTIYEVPLLLQKEKFDLIVLKKLNLPARENPQLKEWKEFVNRIKNPGSTVRIGLVGKYVELHDSYKSINESFVHAGAMNRCKVDLQFIHSEDIERGDINELLGSLSGILVAPGFGDRGIEGKILAAQYARENRIPYFGVCLGMQCAVIEFARNVLGLKEAHSTEIARNTPYPVIDLMEDQKGITNKGGTMRLGAYPCNIKKGSLAWEAYGKLKVSERHRHRFEFNNQYLKAFEKAGMVATGINPDTNLVEIMEIPSHPWFVGVQFHPEYRSTVKEPHPLFVAFVKAALEYKEKKEREKSAKKDTARLPS, from the coding sequence GTGGCAACAAAATACATATTTGTAACCGGAGGAGTGACCTCCTCGCTTGGAAAAGGAATTATATCCGCTTCGCTGGGAAGGCTTCTTCAGGCGCATGGGTATAACGTCACCATACAGAAGCTCGATCCCTACATCAATGTAGATCCGGGAACCCTCAACCCCTATGAACACGGAGAATGCTACGTTACCGAAGACGGAGCAGAAACTGACCTGGATCTGGGCCATTATGAGCGTTTCACCGGTATTCACACCACCCAGGCCAACAATGTTACCACCGGCCGCATTTACCAGAGTGTCATCAATAAGGAACGGAGGGGCGATTTTCTGGGAAAGACCGTCCAGATTATCCCGCATATAACTGATGAAATCAAACGCCGCATCAAACTTCTGGGGGGCAATAACAAATACGACGTTGTGATCACCGAAATTGGCGGTACCGTCGGGGACATTGAATCACTTCCCTTTATTGAAGCCGTTCGTCAGCTGAAATGGGACCTTGGCCCGGGAAATTGCCTGGTAGTGCACCTTACCCTGGTCCCTTATCTTTCCGCTACCGGCGAACTGAAAACAAAACCCACCCAGCACTCGGTAAAGGCATTGCTCGAAAACGGGATACAACCCGACATTCTGGTACTCCGCACCGAAAAAAACCTTACCACCGATATCCGGAAAAAAGTGGCGCTGTTCTGCAACGTGGAGATGGAGGCTGTAATGCAGAGCATTGATGTTTCCACCATTTATGAAGTCCCTCTCCTTTTGCAGAAAGAAAAATTTGACCTGATCGTTCTGAAGAAACTGAACCTTCCTGCCAGAGAAAACCCCCAGCTGAAGGAGTGGAAAGAATTTGTGAACCGCATCAAGAACCCCGGTTCGACAGTCCGCATAGGGCTTGTCGGTAAATATGTCGAACTGCACGATTCCTACAAATCCATCAATGAATCGTTTGTTCACGCCGGTGCCATGAACCGATGCAAGGTGGACCTGCAGTTCATTCACTCGGAAGACATCGAAAGAGGAGATATCAATGAATTGCTGGGCTCGCTGAGCGGGATTCTGGTGGCACCGGGATTCGGTGACCGCGGCATTGAGGGGAAAATCCTCGCGGCGCAATATGCACGGGAAAACCGTATACCCTATTTTGGGGTTTGCCTGGGAATGCAATGTGCGGTAATTGAATTTGCCCGGAATGTACTGGGTTTAAAAGAAGCGCATTCCACCGAAATTGCACGGAACACGCCTTATCCGGTTATTGACCTGATGGAAGACCAGAAGGGCATCACCAACAAGGGAGGCACCATGCGGCTGGGGGCTTACCCCTGCAATATCAAAAAGGGCTCGCTTGCCTGGGAGGCCTATGGTAAACTCAAGGTGAGCGAACGCCACCGGCATCGTTTTGAATTCAACAACCAATACCTGAAAGCTTTTGAAAAAGCCGGAATGGTGGCAACCGGAATCAACCCCGATACCAACCTTGTTGAAATTATGGAAATTCCTTCACATCCCTGGTTTGTCGGTGTTCAGTTCCACCCCGAATACAGGTCAACCGTGAAGGAACCCCATCCCCTTTTTGTGGCCTTCGTCAAAGCCGCTCTGGAATACAAAGAAAAGAAGGAACGGGAAAAATCAGCAAAAAAAGATACTGCCAGGCTTCCGTCCTGA
- the yidC gene encoding membrane protein insertase YidC, giving the protein MDKNTVIGLILIGLIFIVFSIINKPSKEEMEAARHRADSIAALQQAQQEERAKAFQADSLLKASSPELIKEQAVERQEKFGPFASATEGTPEFITLENDLIRLVISTKGARPYSVQIKKYRRYDSLPLVLFDGDSTVFSLGFFAQNRKVSTQELIFTPQVNQRTFLATKDSVVLPLRVSIGENKYLEYVYSLKPGSYRVNLDVKTVGLQDVIAQNINSLDLEWQAYIPQLEKGRQNEDSYTTIFYKYAGGDVENLNPRSKKGENTAELNVKVKWVAFKQQFFASVLIADESFANGQVTSVHIPEPSPYLRKFSAVLGVPYNPNADNTIGMSFYFGPNHFTTLKKEGDDLQELVILGKWIVKWINQFVIIPIFNFLNRFISNYGIIILILTIIIKTALLPLTYRSYLSMAKMRVLKPMIDEINARIPKEKAMERQQATMNLYKKVGVNPMGGCLPMLLQFPILFAMFRFFPTSFELRQQGFLWADDLSTYDSIISWSAHIPILSSIYGNHVSLFTILMTVTTIMSIKMNNQTSASSTQLPGMQTMMYIMPVMFMFFLNNFSAALTYYYFLTNVITFGQNYLFKKMINEEELLAKLNENKKKPVKKSRFQMALEEAAKRQQAGKQISTGRKKK; this is encoded by the coding sequence ATGGATAAAAACACAGTTATAGGACTTATTTTAATCGGTCTTATTTTCATAGTTTTCAGCATCATTAATAAACCGTCGAAGGAAGAGATGGAAGCGGCCCGGCACAGGGCTGATTCCATTGCCGCCTTACAGCAGGCTCAGCAGGAAGAAAGAGCAAAGGCTTTTCAGGCCGATTCCCTTCTGAAAGCTTCATCGCCGGAGTTGATCAAGGAGCAGGCAGTGGAACGGCAGGAAAAATTCGGCCCTTTTGCCTCTGCCACTGAAGGGACACCGGAATTCATCACACTGGAAAACGACCTGATACGGTTGGTAATATCCACCAAAGGAGCGCGTCCATACTCCGTTCAGATAAAAAAATACCGCCGGTACGATTCCCTGCCGCTGGTGCTTTTCGACGGGGATTCCACCGTATTTTCCCTCGGTTTTTTTGCCCAGAACCGTAAAGTATCAACCCAGGAACTGATCTTTACCCCGCAGGTAAACCAACGGACATTCCTTGCCACTAAAGATTCCGTTGTGCTTCCTCTGAGGGTAAGCATTGGCGAAAACAAGTACCTTGAATATGTTTACTCCCTGAAACCCGGGTCCTACAGGGTCAATCTGGATGTAAAGACCGTCGGCCTTCAGGATGTGATTGCCCAGAATATCAATTCGCTGGATCTCGAATGGCAGGCCTACATACCTCAGCTTGAAAAAGGCCGGCAGAATGAAGATAGTTATACGACCATTTTCTACAAATATGCCGGAGGTGATGTAGAAAACCTGAATCCCCGGTCAAAAAAGGGGGAAAACACGGCCGAACTCAACGTAAAAGTTAAGTGGGTGGCCTTTAAACAGCAGTTCTTTGCTTCCGTTCTTATTGCCGATGAAAGTTTTGCCAACGGACAGGTAACTTCGGTGCATATTCCCGAACCAAGCCCTTATCTGAGAAAGTTTTCAGCAGTTCTGGGAGTACCCTATAACCCCAATGCCGACAATACCATTGGCATGTCGTTTTATTTCGGGCCCAATCACTTTACCACACTGAAAAAAGAAGGAGACGACCTTCAGGAACTGGTGATTCTCGGAAAATGGATTGTTAAATGGATCAACCAGTTTGTGATTATTCCCATTTTCAATTTTCTGAACCGGTTTATATCGAACTACGGCATCATTATCCTGATTCTGACCATCATTATCAAGACGGCTTTACTGCCTCTCACCTACCGCAGTTATCTTTCCATGGCCAAAATGCGGGTGCTGAAGCCGATGATTGATGAAATCAATGCCAGAATTCCCAAGGAAAAAGCCATGGAACGCCAGCAGGCCACCATGAACCTTTACAAAAAGGTTGGAGTCAATCCTATGGGAGGATGCCTGCCGATGTTGCTTCAGTTCCCGATTCTCTTTGCCATGTTCCGGTTCTTCCCTACCTCTTTCGAATTGCGCCAGCAAGGCTTCCTGTGGGCTGATGACCTATCGACCTATGACTCCATTATCAGCTGGTCGGCTCATATTCCCATTCTCAGCAGCATTTACGGCAACCACGTCAGCCTCTTCACCATCCTGATGACGGTCACCACGATCATGTCCATCAAGATGAACAACCAGACATCAGCCTCTTCGACGCAATTGCCCGGCATGCAGACCATGATGTACATCATGCCCGTTATGTTTATGTTCTTCCTGAATAACTTCTCTGCTGCCCTTACCTATTATTATTTCCTCACCAACGTTATCACATTCGGGCAGAACTACCTGTTCAAAAAGATGATCAATGAAGAGGAACTTCTGGCAAAACTCAACGAGAACAAGAAAAAGCCGGTGAAAAAGTCACGGTTTCAGATGGCACTGGAGGAGGCTGCCAAACGTCAGCAGGCGGGCAAGCAAATTTCCACCGGAAGGAAAAAGAAATAA
- a CDS encoding 6,7-dimethyl-8-ribityllumazine synthase, which produces MATAGKNLSDFGTGPLPEAKGYRFGIVVAEWNQEVTGKLLEGAVNTLIRCGASKEDIQVIHVPGSFELPLGAAWLADAGKADAVICLGCVIQGETPHFTYICQGVTQGITELNLRYKIPFVFGVLTTLNLRQALDRAGGKHGNKGDEAAITALKMLAVKKNLKV; this is translated from the coding sequence ATGGCCACTGCAGGAAAAAATCTTTCCGATTTCGGAACCGGACCTTTGCCGGAGGCAAAGGGATACCGGTTTGGTATTGTGGTTGCTGAGTGGAATCAGGAAGTAACAGGTAAACTTCTTGAAGGTGCGGTAAATACCCTGATTCGCTGCGGGGCTTCAAAAGAGGATATTCAGGTCATTCATGTTCCCGGGAGTTTTGAACTTCCCCTGGGAGCTGCCTGGCTCGCTGATGCGGGGAAAGCCGATGCGGTGATCTGCCTTGGATGCGTTATTCAGGGAGAAACACCGCATTTTACCTATATCTGCCAGGGTGTAACGCAGGGCATTACCGAACTGAATCTCCGGTACAAAATTCCCTTTGTCTTCGGGGTATTGACCACACTGAACCTCCGGCAGGCTCTCGACCGCGCCGGAGGAAAGCACGGGAACAAGGGAGATGAGGCCGCTATAACAGCATTGAAAATGCTGGCGGTTAAAAAAAACCTGAAGGTATAG
- a CDS encoding tetratricopeptide repeat protein, giving the protein MVKVKKEDNAPKGVETVDTALTRTEKFIEQNQKLLTTIALVILGVAAAYMALRRFVLQPREAEAQREMYVAQDYFAQDSFRLALEGDGNHLGFLDIIDNYSFTKSARLSKYYAGLSYLHMGDFDEAIRYLKKFKTKSEMIRSMAYGALGDAYSEKEEYEDAVQYYTKAAGVSPNQLTTPVYLMKTAQIYEMQGKNKDALAIYERIKKEFPQSNESNTIDKYIARVKAKMEQ; this is encoded by the coding sequence ATGGTCAAGGTAAAAAAGGAAGACAATGCACCAAAGGGTGTTGAAACGGTCGATACAGCGCTGACACGGACAGAGAAATTCATTGAGCAAAACCAGAAACTGCTGACAACTATTGCCCTGGTCATTCTGGGAGTGGCGGCAGCGTATATGGCTCTCCGGCGGTTTGTCCTTCAGCCGAGGGAAGCGGAAGCTCAGAGAGAAATGTACGTTGCGCAGGATTATTTCGCCCAGGATTCATTCCGGTTGGCCCTGGAAGGCGACGGCAACCATCTTGGATTTCTTGATATAATTGATAATTATAGTTTTACGAAGTCAGCCCGTTTGTCAAAATATTATGCCGGATTGTCGTATCTGCATATGGGCGATTTTGACGAAGCAATCCGCTATCTGAAAAAATTTAAAACGAAGAGCGAAATGATCCGGAGCATGGCATACGGTGCCCTGGGAGATGCCTACAGCGAGAAAGAAGAATACGAAGATGCCGTGCAGTATTATACCAAAGCGGCCGGTGTTTCGCCCAACCAGCTAACTACCCCTGTATATCTGATGAAAACCGCCCAGATATATGAAATGCAGGGCAAAAACAAGGACGCGCTGGCTATTTACGAACGGATCAAAAAGGAATTTCCCCAGTCGAACGAAAGCAATACAATCGATAAGTATATTGCCCGTGTAAAAGCAAAAATGGAGCAATAA
- the recF gene encoding DNA replication and repair protein RecF (All proteins in this family for which functions are known are DNA-binding proteins that assist the filamentation of RecA onto DNA for the initiation of recombination or recombinational repair.) has translation MHLQRLSLVNFKNFREASAEFSPKINIITGQNGVGKTNLLDAIHYLCMTKSYFNPVDTQNIRHGEEFMLIEGWFEREGAEEYITCGVKRHQKKQFRRNRKEYQKLSEHIGFLPVVIVTPEDSALIREGSDERRRFMNAVIAQYDQAYLDDLITYNHILTQRNALLKQMSTKVPARYEEVEVWDMTLIPAGQRIFEKRKQFVSELVPVFQKYYSTISFDREQVRLSYHSHLSDGNFGDLLRQNFEKDVILQYTTIGIHKDDLLLDLDDHMLRRFGSQGQQKTFLVALKLAESDFIRQWNGQQPILLLDDIFDKFDDDRVQKIIHLAADDHFGQIFIADTNRNRIRTFINETRSNYRIFEISDQSIHLIESSDEAK, from the coding sequence ATGCATCTGCAACGCTTATCACTGGTCAATTTCAAAAATTTCAGGGAGGCCTCTGCCGAATTCAGTCCCAAGATCAATATAATTACAGGACAGAACGGCGTTGGCAAGACCAATCTTCTGGATGCCATTCATTATCTCTGCATGACCAAGAGCTACTTCAATCCGGTCGACACCCAGAACATACGGCACGGCGAAGAGTTTATGCTGATAGAAGGATGGTTTGAAAGGGAAGGTGCTGAAGAATACATAACCTGCGGAGTAAAACGCCACCAGAAAAAACAGTTCAGGCGCAACAGGAAAGAATATCAGAAACTCTCGGAACATATAGGATTTCTTCCGGTGGTAATAGTTACACCCGAGGATTCGGCCCTGATCAGGGAAGGGAGTGATGAACGCCGCCGTTTTATGAATGCCGTTATCGCACAATATGACCAGGCCTACCTCGACGACCTGATCACTTACAACCACATTCTTACCCAGCGGAATGCCCTTCTGAAACAGATGTCCACCAAAGTCCCAGCCCGCTATGAGGAGGTGGAAGTATGGGATATGACGCTCATTCCTGCCGGACAGCGAATATTCGAAAAAAGAAAACAGTTTGTCAGCGAACTCGTGCCGGTATTTCAGAAGTATTACAGCACGATTTCATTTGACCGGGAGCAGGTTCGCCTGAGTTACCATTCCCATCTGTCGGATGGAAATTTCGGCGATCTCCTGCGCCAGAACTTTGAAAAAGATGTGATTCTGCAGTACACAACCATCGGAATTCACAAGGACGACCTGCTGCTTGACCTTGATGACCATATGTTGAGAAGGTTTGGTTCGCAGGGCCAGCAAAAAACCTTTCTGGTTGCCCTCAAGCTGGCCGAATCGGACTTTATACGCCAGTGGAACGGTCAACAGCCCATTTTGCTTCTGGACGACATTTTCGATAAATTCGATGACGACAGGGTGCAGAAAATCATCCATCTGGCAGCCGACGACCATTTTGGTCAGATCTTCATTGCCGACACCAACCGGAACAGGATACGAACGTTTATTAACGAAACCAGAAGCAATTACCGTATCTTTGAGATCAGCGACCAGAGTATCCATCTTATTGAATCATCGGATGAGGCGAAGTGA
- a CDS encoding DUF721 domain-containing protein, producing MRRSETQHIGQILEDILSEFQIGRKMKEARILNAWDEVVGSYVRSHTVKTYIRNRILFVEFDSAVIRNEVFMMREQLTSRLNDAAGGHVIEKIVFR from the coding sequence ATGAGGCGAAGTGAAACACAGCATATCGGCCAGATACTGGAAGACATTCTGTCGGAATTTCAGATCGGGAGGAAGATGAAAGAAGCCCGGATTCTGAATGCGTGGGATGAGGTGGTGGGGTCTTACGTACGTTCCCATACGGTCAAAACCTATATCCGCAACCGGATTCTTTTTGTGGAATTTGACTCGGCCGTTATACGCAACGAGGTTTTCATGATGAGGGAACAACTGACATCCCGGCTGAATGATGCCGCCGGGGGTCATGTTATCGAAAAAATTGTGTTCAGGTGA